From one Bacteroidota bacterium genomic stretch:
- a CDS encoding ABC transporter substrate-binding protein: MSHRLLFFLLLFQMLTSCTGPGKEKLNKEVFRYNESAGITSLDPAFANNQANIWACNQLFNGLVQLNDQLQPTPCIARLWEVSEDGMKYTFHLKQDVQFHDHPILEKNRIVIADDFVFSFNRICDEKTASPGSWVFQSVRRNSQNRVDGFVAENDSTFSIYLEKAFPPLLGLLGSAYCAVVPKEIVSKYGKDFRRNPVGTGPFVFHDWIERSALILHRHENYFERDADGIKLPYLDAVMISFINDKQSAFMEFLKGKLDLISGLDASYKDDLLTNNGTLRPKYQGKFRMETSPYLNTEYLGILMDKELPGMLNNPLNDIRIRKAINYGFDRVKMIRYLRNGMATPGTGGIVPLGMPGFEEMSNVGYDYQPTKAAALLAEAGYPNGKGLPEITMSTTHAYQDLCEYMQGQLADLGIKIKLEINQAAQHRQMVSKQQLSFFRGSWIGDYADAENYLSLFRSTNKAPVGPNYTHYSNPRFDSLYNKAMRTPISGERERIYHEMDAMMMVESPVIILYYDKVLRLTQNNIEGLNMNPMNLITLKSVRKK, translated from the coding sequence ATGTCACATCGGCTACTCTTCTTTCTTCTTTTATTTCAGATGCTTACTTCATGCACTGGCCCCGGAAAGGAGAAATTAAATAAAGAGGTATTCCGATACAATGAATCTGCGGGAATCACATCACTTGATCCGGCCTTTGCAAATAATCAGGCGAATATCTGGGCATGTAATCAGCTTTTCAATGGGCTGGTTCAACTAAACGATCAGTTACAGCCGACTCCATGTATTGCACGGCTATGGGAAGTCAGTGAGGATGGGATGAAATACACCTTTCACTTGAAACAGGACGTACAATTTCATGATCACCCCATTTTGGAAAAAAACAGGATCGTCATAGCCGATGATTTCGTTTTCAGCTTCAATAGAATTTGTGATGAAAAAACAGCCTCTCCGGGTTCATGGGTTTTCCAATCAGTGAGGAGGAATTCTCAAAATAGAGTTGATGGTTTTGTTGCTGAAAATGATAGCACCTTTAGCATTTATCTTGAAAAAGCATTCCCCCCCTTATTGGGACTTCTTGGTTCTGCCTATTGTGCGGTTGTACCAAAGGAGATCGTTTCAAAATATGGAAAGGACTTCCGGAGAAATCCTGTTGGAACAGGCCCCTTTGTTTTTCATGACTGGATAGAAAGATCTGCGTTGATCCTCCATCGCCATGAAAATTATTTTGAAAGGGATGCAGATGGAATTAAGCTCCCTTATTTAGATGCCGTTATGATATCTTTTATCAATGATAAGCAAAGTGCTTTCATGGAATTCTTAAAAGGCAAACTTGATCTCATTTCCGGATTAGATGCGAGCTATAAAGACGACTTGCTCACCAATAACGGAACATTACGACCTAAATATCAGGGGAAGTTCAGAATGGAAACGTCACCTTATCTGAATACAGAATATCTGGGAATTTTAATGGATAAGGAATTACCCGGAATGCTGAACAATCCATTGAATGATATACGCATACGGAAAGCAATCAACTATGGCTTTGACAGGGTAAAGATGATTCGCTATTTAAGAAATGGAATGGCCACACCCGGTACAGGTGGAATTGTCCCTTTAGGAATGCCCGGTTTTGAAGAAATGTCCAACGTTGGTTACGACTACCAACCCACAAAAGCAGCAGCATTACTGGCAGAAGCCGGTTATCCTAACGGCAAAGGCTTACCTGAAATTACCATGAGTACTACTCACGCCTATCAGGATTTATGTGAATACATGCAGGGACAACTGGCGGATCTCGGAATCAAAATAAAACTCGAGATCAATCAGGCAGCCCAACATCGACAGATGGTATCCAAACAACAATTATCCTTTTTTCGGGGATCCTGGATTGGTGACTATGCAGATGCAGAAAATTATCTTTCCTTATTCAGATCCACGAACAAAGCGCCTGTCGGACCCAATTACACGCATTACTCCAATCCCCGTTTCGACTCCTTATATAATAAGGCCATGAGAACTCCAATATCAGGTGAACGAGAGCGTATATATCACGAGATGGACGCTATGATGATGGTTGAATCTCCGGTAATTATTTTATACTATGACAAAGTCCTTCGATTGACCCAAAACAATATTGAAGGATTAAACATGAATCCGATGAATCTGATCACACTCAAATCAGTTCGTAAAAAGTAG
- a CDS encoding PD40 domain-containing protein, with translation MKKLTLLVVNLLIISQLSFSQTPATPTPEFDKSTLLYKGEEKHLSNVKQLTFGGDNAEAYFSFDSKSITFQNTYKEWGNSCDQIYYFKLADTDMKAGPPQLISTGKGRTTCAYFLPGDSLILYASTHEGEEACPALPAKREDGKYVWAIYPDFDIYVADLTGKVKMKLTNEPGYDAEGTVSPDGKKIVFTSMRSGDLELYTMDVDGKNVKQVTSELGYDGGAFFSPDSKKLIFRASRPTTEEEVATYKALLEENLVQPTHMELYVCNVDGSDMKKITNLPNASWAPFFHPSGKQIIFSSNHASKRGLPFNLWMVDLEGKNLRQITFDSMFDAFPMFSPDGKKLIFSSNRNNNGTKDTNLFIADWND, from the coding sequence ATGAAAAAACTCACTCTGCTTGTCGTTAATTTATTAATAATTAGTCAATTATCTTTTTCGCAAACACCCGCCACCCCAACTCCGGAATTTGATAAGAGCACCTTATTATATAAAGGAGAGGAAAAGCATTTATCAAATGTGAAACAACTCACCTTTGGAGGCGATAACGCTGAAGCGTATTTCAGCTTTGACAGTAAGAGCATTACTTTTCAGAATACATATAAAGAATGGGGAAATAGTTGCGATCAGATCTACTATTTTAAATTGGCAGATACCGATATGAAAGCGGGACCTCCCCAGCTGATCAGCACCGGAAAAGGCAGAACTACCTGCGCCTATTTTTTGCCGGGTGACTCCCTCATATTATATGCATCGACTCATGAGGGTGAAGAGGCTTGTCCGGCATTACCTGCAAAGAGGGAAGATGGTAAATACGTTTGGGCCATTTATCCCGATTTTGATATTTATGTTGCTGATTTAACCGGTAAGGTGAAAATGAAATTGACCAATGAACCGGGTTATGATGCAGAAGGTACTGTATCTCCGGATGGCAAAAAGATTGTCTTTACCAGTATGAGATCCGGTGATCTGGAATTGTATACCATGGATGTAGACGGGAAAAATGTAAAACAGGTGACCAGTGAATTGGGCTATGATGGTGGCGCTTTCTTTTCTCCGGATAGTAAGAAACTTATCTTCCGCGCCTCACGTCCAACAACCGAAGAAGAAGTGGCTACCTATAAAGCCTTACTCGAAGAAAACCTCGTTCAGCCCACACATATGGAGTTGTATGTATGTAATGTCGATGGGTCTGATATGAAGAAAATAACGAATTTGCCGAATGCCAGTTGGGCCCCTTTCTTTCATCCTTCCGGTAAACAAATTATCTTTTCATCGAATCATGCTTCAAAAAGAGGATTGCCTTTTAATCTCTGGATGGTAGATCTTGAAGGTAAAAATCTTCGTCAGATTACATTTGATAGTATGTTTGATGCATTTCCTATGTTTTCACCCGATGGAAAAAAATTGATTTTCTCTTCTAATCGTAATAACAACGGGACCAAGGATACTAATTTATTTATCGCTGACTGGAACGATTAG
- a CDS encoding sigma-70 family RNA polymerase sigma factor, with the protein MCKVKKTDQELVSEFLKGNEATLQELILRHERKIFTSIYLLVKDKELSDDIFQETFIKVINTLRSGNYNEEGKFISWVLRIAHNLVIDHFRSLKRMPMVYDTDEYSVFDTIPLEDGNIEDKMIEEQIQVDVRRLIEELPYDQREVVIMRHFANMSFKEIADCTHVSINTSLGRMRYALINLRKLINEKQLVLTR; encoded by the coding sequence ATGTGTAAAGTAAAGAAAACCGACCAGGAACTAGTATCTGAATTTCTCAAAGGAAATGAAGCTACACTGCAGGAGTTAATTCTGCGACATGAACGTAAAATTTTTACCAGTATTTATCTGCTGGTAAAGGACAAAGAGCTATCCGATGACATTTTTCAGGAAACGTTTATTAAAGTCATAAACACACTCAGATCAGGAAATTATAACGAAGAAGGGAAATTTATTTCCTGGGTGCTACGTATTGCCCATAATCTCGTCATTGACCATTTCAGGAGTTTGAAAAGAATGCCAATGGTATATGACACGGATGAGTACAGTGTTTTTGATACCATTCCTTTAGAAGATGGAAACATTGAGGATAAAATGATAGAGGAGCAAATTCAGGTCGATGTTCGAAGACTGATCGAAGAACTTCCTTATGATCAGCGGGAGGTGGTGATTATGCGACACTTTGCTAATATGAGTTTCAAAGAGATAGCGGATTGTACACATGTGAGTATTAATACCTCTCTTGGTAGAATGCGCTATGCCCTTATTAATTTGAGAAAATTAATTAATGAAAAACAACTTGTTTTAACCCGTTAA